A window from Macaca thibetana thibetana isolate TM-01 chromosome 7, ASM2454274v1, whole genome shotgun sequence encodes these proteins:
- the SPINT1 gene encoding kunitz-type protease inhibitor 1 isoform X1, with protein sequence MAPARTMAGTRLAPARIPAVALWLLCSLGLQGTQAGPPPAPPGLPAGADCLNLFTAGVPAFVLDTNASVSNGATFLESPSVRRGWDCVRACCTTQNCNLALVELQPDRGEDAIAACFLINCLYEQNFVCKFAPREGFINYLTREVYRSYRQLQTQGFGGSGIPKTWAGIDLKVQPQEPLVLKDVENTDWRLLRGDTDVRVERKDPNQVELWGLKEGTYLFQLTVTSSDHPEDTANVTVTVLSTKQTEDYCLASNKVGRCRGSFPRWYYDPMEQICKSFVYGGCLGNKNNYLREEECILACRGVQGGPLRGSSGAQATFPQGPSMERHHPVCSGTCQPTQFRCSNGCCIDSFLECDDTPNCPDASDEATCEKYTSGFDELQRIHFPSDKGHCVDLPDTGLCKESIPRWYYNPFSEHCARFTYGGCYGNKNNFEEEQQCLESCGGISKKDVFGLRRENPIPNTGSVEMAVAVFLVICIVVVVSILAYCFFKNQRKGFHRHHHHPPPTTASSTVSTTEDTEHLVYNHTTQPL encoded by the exons ATGGCCCCTGCGAGGACTATGGCCGGCACCCGCCTCGCCCCGGCCCGCATCCCTGCGGTCGCCTTGTGGCTTCTGTGCTCACTCGGCCTCCAGGGCACCCAGGCCGGGCCGCCGCCCGCGCCCCCGGGGCTGCCCGCGGGAGCCGACTGCCTGAACCTCTTTACCGCCGGGGTGCCTGCCTTCGTGCTGGACACCAATGCCTCGGTCAGCAACGGAGCCACCTTCCTAGAGTCCCCCAGCGTGCGCCGGGGCTGGGACTGTGTGCGCGCCTGCTGCACCACCCAGAACTGCAACTTAGCGCTGGTGGAGCTGCAGCCCGACCGCGGGGAGGACGCCATCGCCGCCTGCTTCCTCATCAACTGCCTCTACGAGCAGAACTTCGTGTGCAAGTTCGCGCCCAGGGAGGGCTTCATCAACTACCTCACGAGGGAAGTATACCGCTCCTACCGccagctgcagacccagggctTTGGAG GGTCTGGAATCCCCAAGACCTGGGCGGGCATAGACTTGAAGGTACAACCCCAGGAACCCCTGGTGCTGAAGGATGTGGAAAACACAGATTGGCGCCTACTGCGGGGTGACACGGATGTCAGGGTAGAG AGGAAAGACCCAAACCAGGTGGAACTGTGGGGACTCAAGGAAGGCACCTACCTGTTCCAGCTGACAGTGACCAGCTCAGACCACCCAGAGGACACAGCCAACGTCACAGTCACTGTGCTGTCCACCAAGCAGACAGAAG ACTACTGCCTCGCATCCAACAAGGTGGGCCGCTGCCGGGGCTCCTTCCCACGCTGGTACTATGACCCCATGGAGCAGATCTGCAAGAGTTTCGTTTATGGAGGctgcttgggcaacaagaacaactACCTTCGGGAAGAAGAGTGCATTCTAGCCTGCCGGGGTGTGCAAGGTGGGCCTTTGAGAGGCAGCTCTGGGGCTCAGGCGACTTTCCCCCAGG GCCCCTCCATGGAAAGGCACCATCCAG TGTGCTCTGGCACCTGTCAGCCCACCCAGTTCCGCTGCAGCAATGGCTGCTGCATCGACAGTTTCCTGGAGTGTGATGACACCCCCAACTGCCCCGACGCCTCCGACGAGGCCACCTGTGAAAAAT ACACGAGTGGCTTTGACGAGCTCCAGCGCATCCATTTCCCCAGTGACAAAG GGCACTGTGTGGATCTGCCAGACACAGGACTCTGCAAGGAGAGCATCCCGCGCTGGTACTACAACCCCTTCAGCGAACACTGTGCCCGCTTTACCTATGGCGGTTGTTATGGCAACAAGAACAACTTTGAGGAAGAGCAGCAGTGCCTCGAGTCTTGTGGCGGCATCTCCA AGAAGGATGTGTTTGGCCTGAGGCGGGAAAACCCCATTCCCAACACAG GCTCTGTGGAGATGGCTGTCGCAGTGTTCCTGGTCATCTGCATTGTGGTGGTGGTATCCATCCTAGCTTACTGCTTCTTCAAGAACCAGAGAAAGGGCTTCCACAGgcatcaccaccacccaccacccaccactgCTAGCTCCACTGTCTCCACTACTGAGGACACGGAGCACCTGGTCTATAACCACACCACCCAGCCCCTCTGA
- the SPINT1 gene encoding kunitz-type protease inhibitor 1 isoform X2 produces the protein MAPARTMAGTRLAPARIPAVALWLLCSLGLQGTQAGPPPAPPGLPAGADCLNLFTAGVPAFVLDTNASVSNGATFLESPSVRRGWDCVRACCTTQNCNLALVELQPDRGEDAIAACFLINCLYEQNFVCKFAPREGFINYLTREVYRSYRQLQTQGFGGSGIPKTWAGIDLKVQPQEPLVLKDVENTDWRLLRGDTDVRVERKDPNQVELWGLKEGTYLFQLTVTSSDHPEDTANVTVTVLSTKQTEDYCLASNKVGRCRGSFPRWYYDPMEQICKSFVYGGCLGNKNNYLREEECILACRGVQGPSMERHHPVCSGTCQPTQFRCSNGCCIDSFLECDDTPNCPDASDEATCEKYTSGFDELQRIHFPSDKGHCVDLPDTGLCKESIPRWYYNPFSEHCARFTYGGCYGNKNNFEEEQQCLESCGGISKKDVFGLRRENPIPNTGSVEMAVAVFLVICIVVVVSILAYCFFKNQRKGFHRHHHHPPPTTASSTVSTTEDTEHLVYNHTTQPL, from the exons ATGGCCCCTGCGAGGACTATGGCCGGCACCCGCCTCGCCCCGGCCCGCATCCCTGCGGTCGCCTTGTGGCTTCTGTGCTCACTCGGCCTCCAGGGCACCCAGGCCGGGCCGCCGCCCGCGCCCCCGGGGCTGCCCGCGGGAGCCGACTGCCTGAACCTCTTTACCGCCGGGGTGCCTGCCTTCGTGCTGGACACCAATGCCTCGGTCAGCAACGGAGCCACCTTCCTAGAGTCCCCCAGCGTGCGCCGGGGCTGGGACTGTGTGCGCGCCTGCTGCACCACCCAGAACTGCAACTTAGCGCTGGTGGAGCTGCAGCCCGACCGCGGGGAGGACGCCATCGCCGCCTGCTTCCTCATCAACTGCCTCTACGAGCAGAACTTCGTGTGCAAGTTCGCGCCCAGGGAGGGCTTCATCAACTACCTCACGAGGGAAGTATACCGCTCCTACCGccagctgcagacccagggctTTGGAG GGTCTGGAATCCCCAAGACCTGGGCGGGCATAGACTTGAAGGTACAACCCCAGGAACCCCTGGTGCTGAAGGATGTGGAAAACACAGATTGGCGCCTACTGCGGGGTGACACGGATGTCAGGGTAGAG AGGAAAGACCCAAACCAGGTGGAACTGTGGGGACTCAAGGAAGGCACCTACCTGTTCCAGCTGACAGTGACCAGCTCAGACCACCCAGAGGACACAGCCAACGTCACAGTCACTGTGCTGTCCACCAAGCAGACAGAAG ACTACTGCCTCGCATCCAACAAGGTGGGCCGCTGCCGGGGCTCCTTCCCACGCTGGTACTATGACCCCATGGAGCAGATCTGCAAGAGTTTCGTTTATGGAGGctgcttgggcaacaagaacaactACCTTCGGGAAGAAGAGTGCATTCTAGCCTGCCGGGGTGTGCAAG GCCCCTCCATGGAAAGGCACCATCCAG TGTGCTCTGGCACCTGTCAGCCCACCCAGTTCCGCTGCAGCAATGGCTGCTGCATCGACAGTTTCCTGGAGTGTGATGACACCCCCAACTGCCCCGACGCCTCCGACGAGGCCACCTGTGAAAAAT ACACGAGTGGCTTTGACGAGCTCCAGCGCATCCATTTCCCCAGTGACAAAG GGCACTGTGTGGATCTGCCAGACACAGGACTCTGCAAGGAGAGCATCCCGCGCTGGTACTACAACCCCTTCAGCGAACACTGTGCCCGCTTTACCTATGGCGGTTGTTATGGCAACAAGAACAACTTTGAGGAAGAGCAGCAGTGCCTCGAGTCTTGTGGCGGCATCTCCA AGAAGGATGTGTTTGGCCTGAGGCGGGAAAACCCCATTCCCAACACAG GCTCTGTGGAGATGGCTGTCGCAGTGTTCCTGGTCATCTGCATTGTGGTGGTGGTATCCATCCTAGCTTACTGCTTCTTCAAGAACCAGAGAAAGGGCTTCCACAGgcatcaccaccacccaccacccaccactgCTAGCTCCACTGTCTCCACTACTGAGGACACGGAGCACCTGGTCTATAACCACACCACCCAGCCCCTCTGA
- the SPINT1 gene encoding kunitz-type protease inhibitor 1 isoform X3: MAPARTMAGTRLAPARIPAVALWLLCSLGLQGTQAGPPPAPPGLPAGADCLNLFTAGVPAFVLDTNASVSNGATFLESPSVRRGWDCVRACCTTQNCNLALVELQPDRGEDAIAACFLINCLYEQNFVCKFAPREGFINYLTREVYRSYRQLQTQGFGGSGIPKTWAGIDLKVQPQEPLVLKDVENTDWRLLRGDTDVRVERKDPNQVELWGLKEGTYLFQLTVTSSDHPEDTANVTVTVLSTKQTEDYCLASNKVGRCRGSFPRWYYDPMEQICKSFVYGGCLGNKNNYLREEECILACRGVQGGPLRGSSGAQATFPQGPSMERHHPDTSGFDELQRIHFPSDKGHCVDLPDTGLCKESIPRWYYNPFSEHCARFTYGGCYGNKNNFEEEQQCLESCGGISKKDVFGLRRENPIPNTGSVEMAVAVFLVICIVVVVSILAYCFFKNQRKGFHRHHHHPPPTTASSTVSTTEDTEHLVYNHTTQPL; the protein is encoded by the exons ATGGCCCCTGCGAGGACTATGGCCGGCACCCGCCTCGCCCCGGCCCGCATCCCTGCGGTCGCCTTGTGGCTTCTGTGCTCACTCGGCCTCCAGGGCACCCAGGCCGGGCCGCCGCCCGCGCCCCCGGGGCTGCCCGCGGGAGCCGACTGCCTGAACCTCTTTACCGCCGGGGTGCCTGCCTTCGTGCTGGACACCAATGCCTCGGTCAGCAACGGAGCCACCTTCCTAGAGTCCCCCAGCGTGCGCCGGGGCTGGGACTGTGTGCGCGCCTGCTGCACCACCCAGAACTGCAACTTAGCGCTGGTGGAGCTGCAGCCCGACCGCGGGGAGGACGCCATCGCCGCCTGCTTCCTCATCAACTGCCTCTACGAGCAGAACTTCGTGTGCAAGTTCGCGCCCAGGGAGGGCTTCATCAACTACCTCACGAGGGAAGTATACCGCTCCTACCGccagctgcagacccagggctTTGGAG GGTCTGGAATCCCCAAGACCTGGGCGGGCATAGACTTGAAGGTACAACCCCAGGAACCCCTGGTGCTGAAGGATGTGGAAAACACAGATTGGCGCCTACTGCGGGGTGACACGGATGTCAGGGTAGAG AGGAAAGACCCAAACCAGGTGGAACTGTGGGGACTCAAGGAAGGCACCTACCTGTTCCAGCTGACAGTGACCAGCTCAGACCACCCAGAGGACACAGCCAACGTCACAGTCACTGTGCTGTCCACCAAGCAGACAGAAG ACTACTGCCTCGCATCCAACAAGGTGGGCCGCTGCCGGGGCTCCTTCCCACGCTGGTACTATGACCCCATGGAGCAGATCTGCAAGAGTTTCGTTTATGGAGGctgcttgggcaacaagaacaactACCTTCGGGAAGAAGAGTGCATTCTAGCCTGCCGGGGTGTGCAAGGTGGGCCTTTGAGAGGCAGCTCTGGGGCTCAGGCGACTTTCCCCCAGG GCCCCTCCATGGAAAGGCACCATCCAG ACACGAGTGGCTTTGACGAGCTCCAGCGCATCCATTTCCCCAGTGACAAAG GGCACTGTGTGGATCTGCCAGACACAGGACTCTGCAAGGAGAGCATCCCGCGCTGGTACTACAACCCCTTCAGCGAACACTGTGCCCGCTTTACCTATGGCGGTTGTTATGGCAACAAGAACAACTTTGAGGAAGAGCAGCAGTGCCTCGAGTCTTGTGGCGGCATCTCCA AGAAGGATGTGTTTGGCCTGAGGCGGGAAAACCCCATTCCCAACACAG GCTCTGTGGAGATGGCTGTCGCAGTGTTCCTGGTCATCTGCATTGTGGTGGTGGTATCCATCCTAGCTTACTGCTTCTTCAAGAACCAGAGAAAGGGCTTCCACAGgcatcaccaccacccaccacccaccactgCTAGCTCCACTGTCTCCACTACTGAGGACACGGAGCACCTGGTCTATAACCACACCACCCAGCCCCTCTGA
- the SPINT1 gene encoding kunitz-type protease inhibitor 1 isoform X4 yields the protein MAPARTMAGTRLAPARIPAVALWLLCSLGLQGTQAGPPPAPPGLPAGADCLNLFTAGVPAFVLDTNASVSNGATFLESPSVRRGWDCVRACCTTQNCNLALVELQPDRGEDAIAACFLINCLYEQNFVCKFAPREGFINYLTREVYRSYRQLQTQGFGGSGIPKTWAGIDLKVQPQEPLVLKDVENTDWRLLRGDTDVRVERKDPNQVELWGLKEGTYLFQLTVTSSDHPEDTANVTVTVLSTKQTEDYCLASNKVGRCRGSFPRWYYDPMEQICKSFVYGGCLGNKNNYLREEECILACRGVQGPSMERHHPDTSGFDELQRIHFPSDKGHCVDLPDTGLCKESIPRWYYNPFSEHCARFTYGGCYGNKNNFEEEQQCLESCGGISKKDVFGLRRENPIPNTGSVEMAVAVFLVICIVVVVSILAYCFFKNQRKGFHRHHHHPPPTTASSTVSTTEDTEHLVYNHTTQPL from the exons ATGGCCCCTGCGAGGACTATGGCCGGCACCCGCCTCGCCCCGGCCCGCATCCCTGCGGTCGCCTTGTGGCTTCTGTGCTCACTCGGCCTCCAGGGCACCCAGGCCGGGCCGCCGCCCGCGCCCCCGGGGCTGCCCGCGGGAGCCGACTGCCTGAACCTCTTTACCGCCGGGGTGCCTGCCTTCGTGCTGGACACCAATGCCTCGGTCAGCAACGGAGCCACCTTCCTAGAGTCCCCCAGCGTGCGCCGGGGCTGGGACTGTGTGCGCGCCTGCTGCACCACCCAGAACTGCAACTTAGCGCTGGTGGAGCTGCAGCCCGACCGCGGGGAGGACGCCATCGCCGCCTGCTTCCTCATCAACTGCCTCTACGAGCAGAACTTCGTGTGCAAGTTCGCGCCCAGGGAGGGCTTCATCAACTACCTCACGAGGGAAGTATACCGCTCCTACCGccagctgcagacccagggctTTGGAG GGTCTGGAATCCCCAAGACCTGGGCGGGCATAGACTTGAAGGTACAACCCCAGGAACCCCTGGTGCTGAAGGATGTGGAAAACACAGATTGGCGCCTACTGCGGGGTGACACGGATGTCAGGGTAGAG AGGAAAGACCCAAACCAGGTGGAACTGTGGGGACTCAAGGAAGGCACCTACCTGTTCCAGCTGACAGTGACCAGCTCAGACCACCCAGAGGACACAGCCAACGTCACAGTCACTGTGCTGTCCACCAAGCAGACAGAAG ACTACTGCCTCGCATCCAACAAGGTGGGCCGCTGCCGGGGCTCCTTCCCACGCTGGTACTATGACCCCATGGAGCAGATCTGCAAGAGTTTCGTTTATGGAGGctgcttgggcaacaagaacaactACCTTCGGGAAGAAGAGTGCATTCTAGCCTGCCGGGGTGTGCAAG GCCCCTCCATGGAAAGGCACCATCCAG ACACGAGTGGCTTTGACGAGCTCCAGCGCATCCATTTCCCCAGTGACAAAG GGCACTGTGTGGATCTGCCAGACACAGGACTCTGCAAGGAGAGCATCCCGCGCTGGTACTACAACCCCTTCAGCGAACACTGTGCCCGCTTTACCTATGGCGGTTGTTATGGCAACAAGAACAACTTTGAGGAAGAGCAGCAGTGCCTCGAGTCTTGTGGCGGCATCTCCA AGAAGGATGTGTTTGGCCTGAGGCGGGAAAACCCCATTCCCAACACAG GCTCTGTGGAGATGGCTGTCGCAGTGTTCCTGGTCATCTGCATTGTGGTGGTGGTATCCATCCTAGCTTACTGCTTCTTCAAGAACCAGAGAAAGGGCTTCCACAGgcatcaccaccacccaccacccaccactgCTAGCTCCACTGTCTCCACTACTGAGGACACGGAGCACCTGGTCTATAACCACACCACCCAGCCCCTCTGA